In Oceanobacillus sp. FSL K6-2867, one DNA window encodes the following:
- the gltS gene encoding sodium/glutamate symporter, with the protein MTFEFDILQTLTIATVVLFIGGFIKGRIRLLEKFFIPNPVIGGIIIALVALIGYSTGSFFFEFDTTLQTIFMTAFFTSVGFSCDLKAFARGGKLGFRLAIVIVLLITFQNILGVSLAKLLDINLLIGLSNSSVALTGGHGTSAAFGPVFEDLNAVGATTVALSAATFGLVSGGILGGPIARFLVKKHNLMATTDRTKSTKSEISSTKESEADEVLSTNKMFTAAYQIIIAMGIGTIISMFLENIGLIFPGYLGGLLMGLIIRNLGDYTNKFSIPKKEIDTIGEISLSLFISMALMTLKLWELKDLALPMLLILTVQVILIIFFTIYIAFRLLGKDYDSAVMVSGVVGFGLGAMPVAVANMQTLMKEHPASPSVFFVITAIGSLVIDISNSFLITFFMNLVS; encoded by the coding sequence ATGACATTTGAATTTGACATTTTGCAAACGCTAACAATCGCAACTGTCGTTTTATTCATCGGGGGATTTATAAAGGGCAGAATTAGGTTATTAGAGAAGTTCTTTATTCCTAACCCAGTTATTGGAGGTATAATAATTGCCCTGGTTGCTCTAATTGGTTATAGTACAGGGAGTTTCTTCTTCGAGTTTGATACAACTCTCCAAACCATTTTCATGACAGCATTTTTTACTTCAGTTGGTTTTTCTTGTGATCTTAAGGCTTTTGCGCGAGGTGGCAAACTTGGATTCAGATTGGCCATCGTAATTGTATTATTAATTACCTTTCAAAATATACTTGGAGTTTCATTGGCTAAGTTATTAGATATAAATTTACTTATTGGTTTATCTAACTCTTCAGTTGCTCTGACTGGAGGACATGGAACTTCTGCTGCATTTGGACCTGTATTCGAGGACCTTAATGCAGTCGGTGCAACCACAGTGGCTCTTTCAGCAGCAACATTTGGTCTAGTATCCGGAGGTATTTTGGGCGGACCTATTGCACGTTTTCTTGTAAAAAAACATAACTTGATGGCAACTACTGATAGGACAAAATCTACTAAAAGTGAAATTAGCTCTACTAAAGAGTCTGAAGCGGATGAAGTATTGTCTACTAATAAAATGTTTACAGCTGCTTATCAAATAATAATTGCTATGGGTATTGGTACTATCATATCGATGTTTTTAGAGAATATTGGTTTGATATTCCCTGGTTATTTAGGTGGTTTGCTTATGGGGCTAATTATTAGAAATTTAGGCGACTATACCAACAAATTCAGTATACCTAAAAAAGAAATAGATACCATAGGTGAAATCTCTCTTTCATTGTTTATATCAATGGCTCTTATGACTTTAAAACTATGGGAATTAAAAGATTTAGCTCTTCCAATGCTACTTATATTAACAGTACAAGTTATTCTAATAATCTTCTTTACAATATATATCGCCTTCAGACTATTAGGTAAAGACTATGATTCTGCTGTAATGGTAAGTGGTGTGGTTGGTTTTGGATTAGGAGCAATGCCCGTTGCGGTAGCTAATATGCAAACTCTTATGAAAGAACACCCTGCTTCACCAAGTGTATTCTTTGTAATTACAGCAATAGGATCATTAGTTATAGATATCAGTAATAGCTTTTTAATCACCTTCTTTATGAATTTAGTTTCTTAA